The Fusobacterium necrophorum subsp. necrophorum genome has a window encoding:
- a CDS encoding dicarboxylate/amino acid:cation symporter encodes MTKKIAAENKKIRLSFPMILLLGIILGSLFGIFFPEKSKVLKPLGDIFLNLMFTAVVPMVFVSIATAVGNMANMSRLRKILLSTLFTFIGTGLIASVYVFIAVKLFPPAVGTKIALQSTAIEEAKSAADLLVSSFTVPDFVNLLSRRNMLPLIIFATLFGFCVSHCGGQESPVGKILNHLNDIMMKLINVIMWYAPIGLGAYFASLIGEFGPNLIGDYGRILLIYYPLCVLYFFTAFPCYAFLAGGREGLRQMFRYIYSPAITAFATQSSMATLPVNMETCKKIGVPKDISDLVLPMGATMHMDGSVLSSIVKISFLFGIFQTPFTGIETYFLSVVVSILAAFVLSGAPGGGLVGEMLIVSLFGFPPEAFPLIATIGFLVDPPATALNASGDTIASMLVARIVEGKDWLHTYLSKN; translated from the coding sequence ATGACAAAAAAGATAGCAGCAGAGAATAAGAAAATAAGATTAAGTTTTCCTATGATTTTATTATTAGGAATTATTTTAGGAAGTTTATTTGGGATATTTTTTCCGGAAAAATCTAAGGTATTGAAGCCTTTGGGAGATATTTTTCTAAACTTAATGTTCACAGCAGTTGTTCCCATGGTTTTTGTCTCGATTGCTACAGCAGTAGGGAATATGGCAAATATGAGCAGGTTGAGAAAAATATTACTTTCCACACTTTTTACCTTCATTGGAACTGGTTTGATTGCTTCTGTGTATGTCTTTATTGCTGTAAAATTGTTTCCACCTGCTGTTGGGACCAAAATTGCATTGCAAAGTACTGCGATAGAAGAGGCAAAGTCAGCGGCTGATTTGTTGGTATCTTCTTTCACAGTTCCTGATTTTGTAAATTTATTAAGTCGGAGAAATATGTTGCCTCTGATTATTTTTGCAACTTTGTTTGGTTTTTGTGTCAGTCACTGTGGAGGACAAGAAAGTCCTGTTGGAAAGATTTTGAATCATTTAAATGATATTATGATGAAGTTAATCAATGTCATTATGTGGTATGCTCCGATTGGGTTGGGAGCTTATTTTGCAAGTTTGATTGGAGAATTTGGGCCTAATTTAATCGGAGATTATGGGAGAATTTTATTGATTTATTATCCTCTTTGTGTTCTTTATTTCTTTACCGCTTTCCCATGCTATGCTTTTTTAGCGGGCGGAAGAGAGGGACTTCGACAGATGTTTCGATATATTTATAGCCCCGCAATTACTGCCTTTGCCACACAGAGTTCTATGGCAACCCTGCCGGTAAATATGGAAACTTGTAAGAAAATAGGAGTTCCTAAAGATATTTCCGATTTAGTGTTACCAATGGGGGCAACCATGCATATGGATGGCTCCGTATTGTCTTCGATTGTAAAAATCAGTTTTCTTTTTGGAATCTTTCAAACGCCATTTACAGGAATAGAAACCTATTTTCTATCTGTCGTGGTTTCTATTTTAGCCGCCTTTGTTTTATCAGGAGCTCCGGGAGGGGGCTTGGTAGGAGAAATGCTGATTGTTTCTTTGTTCGGATTTCCTCCGGAAGCCTTTCCTTTGATTGCTACGATAGGATTTTTAGTGGACCCTCCGGCTACAGCATTGAATGCTTCAGGGGACACCATTGCCTCTATGTTAGTGGCTCGTATCGTAGAGGGAAAAGATTGGTTACATACTTATTTATCCAAAAATTAA
- a CDS encoding dihydrofolate reductase family protein, translating into MQKKYERLKMIVCVGENNIIGDKVPSGNGLLWHSKEELLYYKSITTGQVTLFGENTAKFVPIDWMKKTREVLVLTMDSNIDEILKQYPEKDVFLCGGATIYQYYLEHYPIAQVYLSKLKAHVAVGEAKNPLYFPNLEELGYEVVKETEYEDFIAYIYEKRKNFKKK; encoded by the coding sequence ATGCAAAAAAAGTATGAAAGATTGAAAATGATTGTTTGTGTTGGAGAAAATAATATTATCGGAGACAAAGTTCCAAGCGGAAACGGCTTGCTTTGGCATTCCAAAGAAGAATTGCTATATTATAAGTCAATCACCACAGGACAGGTAACTTTATTTGGTGAAAATACAGCAAAGTTTGTCCCAATTGATTGGATGAAAAAAACAAGAGAAGTCCTTGTTTTGACTATGGACAGTAATATTGACGAGATTTTAAAGCAGTATCCGGAAAAAGATGTATTTTTATGTGGGGGAGCTACGATTTATCAATATTATTTGGAGCATTATCCGATTGCACAGGTATATCTATCTAAATTAAAAGCTCATGTCGCAGTAGGGGAAGCAAAAAATCCTTTGTATTTTCCAAACTTGGAGGAATTGGGATATGAGGTTGTCAAAGAGACGGAATATGAAGATTTTATTGCCTATATCTATGAAAAAAGAAAGAATTTTAAGAAGAAATAA
- the rplQ gene encoding 50S ribosomal protein L17 — protein MNHNKSYRKLGRRADHRKAMMKNMTISLLTSERIETTVTRAKELRKFAERMITCGKKGTLASRRNAFAFLRSEEAVAKLFNELAPKYADRNGGYTRIIKTSVRKGDSAEMAIIELV, from the coding sequence ATGAATCACAATAAATCATATAGAAAATTGGGAAGAAGAGCTGATCACAGAAAAGCTATGATGAAGAATATGACTATTTCTTTGTTAACTTCTGAACGAATTGAAACAACGGTAACAAGAGCAAAAGAATTAAGAAAATTCGCTGAAAGAATGATTACTTGCGGGAAAAAGGGAACTTTAGCTTCTAGAAGAAATGCTTTTGCTTTCTTAAGAAGTGAAGAAGCTGTTGCAAAATTATTCAATGAACTTGCTCCAAAATATGCTGATAGAAATGGTGGGTATACTAGAATCATCAAAACATCTGTTCGAAAAGGTGACTCAGCAGAAATGGCGATTATTGAATTGGTATAA
- a CDS encoding DNA-directed RNA polymerase subunit alpha has product MLKIEKHARGIHITEVRESAFKGQFIVEPLYRGYGHTLGNALRRVLLSSIPGAAIKGIRIEGVLSEFSVMDGVKEAVTEIILNVKEIVVKSETAGERKMTLSVKGPKVVTAADIIPDIGLEIINPEQKICTITTDRSLDIEFLVGTGEGFVVSEEIERDGWVVDFIAIDAIYTPIRKVSYEIQDTMVGRMTDFDKLTLFVETDGSIEIRDALSYAVELLKLHLDPFLELGNKMENLRLEVEEEIENQSSSMKDDINLNIKIEELDLTVRSFNCLKKAGIEEVGQLSKLSMNELLKIKNLGRKSLDEILEKMKELGYDLAQNGSTEL; this is encoded by the coding sequence ATGTTAAAAATTGAAAAACATGCAAGAGGTATTCACATTACGGAAGTAAGAGAAAGCGCTTTTAAAGGACAATTTATAGTAGAACCTTTGTATCGAGGTTACGGACATACCTTGGGGAATGCATTACGACGAGTTTTGCTTTCTTCTATTCCGGGAGCTGCGATTAAAGGAATCCGAATTGAAGGTGTTTTAAGCGAGTTTTCTGTTATGGATGGAGTAAAAGAAGCTGTAACTGAAATAATTTTGAACGTAAAAGAAATCGTAGTGAAATCAGAAACTGCTGGAGAAAGAAAAATGACTCTTTCTGTCAAAGGACCAAAAGTGGTAACAGCAGCAGATATTATTCCTGATATTGGACTTGAAATTATAAATCCGGAACAAAAAATTTGTACGATTACGACAGATAGAAGTCTAGATATTGAATTTCTAGTAGGGACAGGAGAAGGATTTGTAGTATCAGAAGAAATTGAAAGAGATGGTTGGGTAGTGGATTTTATTGCTATCGATGCAATTTATACACCAATTCGGAAAGTTTCTTATGAGATTCAAGATACCATGGTTGGAAGAATGACAGACTTTGATAAATTGACTTTGTTTGTGGAAACAGATGGAAGTATTGAAATTCGAGATGCTCTTTCTTATGCAGTCGAATTATTAAAATTACATTTAGATCCGTTCTTAGAACTTGGAAATAAAATGGAAAATCTAAGACTAGAAGTGGAAGAAGAAATCGAAAATCAGTCTTCTTCGATGAAAGATGATATCAATCTAAATATCAAAATTGAGGAGTTAGATTTAACAGTTCGTTCTTTTAACTGTTTGAAGAAAGCGGGAATTGAAGAAGTAGGACAATTATCAAAACTTTCTATGAATGAATTACTAAAGATTAAGAATTTAGGAAGAAAATCCTTAGATGAAATCTTGGAAAAAATGAAAGAGTTAGGTTATGATTTAGCTCAAAACGGATCTACAGAATTATAG
- the rpsD gene encoding 30S ribosomal protein S4 yields MARNRQPVLKKCRNLGIDPVILGVNKSSNRSLRPNANRKPTEYAIQLREKQKAKFIYNVMEKQFRKLYDEAARKLGVTGLTLIEYLERRLENVVYRLGFAKTRRQARQIVSHGHVTVNGRRVNIASYRVKVGDVIAVVENSKNLDIIKSAVDTANAPAWLQLDKAAFAGKVLQNPTKDDLDFDLNESLIVEFYSR; encoded by the coding sequence ATGGCAAGAAATAGACAACCTGTTTTGAAGAAATGTAGAAACTTAGGAATCGATCCAGTGATTCTAGGAGTTAATAAATCTTCAAACAGAAGTTTAAGACCAAATGCAAATAGAAAACCAACAGAATATGCGATTCAATTAAGAGAAAAACAAAAAGCAAAATTTATATATAACGTAATGGAAAAACAATTCCGAAAATTATATGATGAAGCAGCTAGAAAATTAGGAGTTACAGGGTTAACTTTAATTGAATACTTAGAAAGAAGATTGGAAAATGTAGTATATCGATTAGGGTTTGCGAAAACTAGAAGACAAGCAAGACAAATCGTATCTCACGGACATGTGACGGTAAATGGAAGAAGAGTAAACATTGCTTCTTATAGAGTGAAAGTAGGAGATGTGATTGCTGTTGTTGAAAACTCTAAGAACCTAGACATCATTAAATCCGCAGTGGATACTGCAAATGCTCCAGCATGGCTACAATTGGATAAGGCTGCATTCGCTGGAAAAGTATTACAAAACCCAACAAAGGATGACTTAGATTTCGACTTAAACGAATCATTGATCGTTGAATTTTATTCTAGATAG
- the rpsK gene encoding 30S ribosomal protein S11 encodes MAKKTVAKVKKKSKNIPNGVAHIHSTFNNTIVAITDTEGKVISWRSGGTSGFKGTKKGTPFAAQIAAEQAAGVAMENGMKKVEVRVKGPGSGREACIRSLQAAGLEVTKITDVTPIPHNGCRPPKRRRV; translated from the coding sequence TTGGCTAAAAAAACAGTAGCTAAAGTAAAAAAGAAAAGTAAGAATATTCCTAACGGAGTAGCTCATATACATTCAACTTTTAATAATACCATCGTGGCAATCACTGATACTGAAGGAAAAGTTATCAGTTGGAGATCAGGAGGAACTTCTGGATTCAAAGGCACCAAAAAAGGAACTCCATTTGCAGCTCAAATTGCAGCAGAACAAGCAGCAGGAGTTGCTATGGAAAACGGAATGAAGAAAGTAGAAGTACGAGTAAAAGGACCTGGTTCAGGAAGAGAAGCTTGTATTCGATCCTTACAAGCAGCTGGATTGGAAGTAACAAAAATTACTGACGTCACTCCGATTCCACACAATGGATGTCGACCACCAAAAAGAAGAAGAGTGTAG
- the rpsM gene encoding 30S ribosomal protein S13 — MARVAGVDIPRNKRVEIALTYIYGIGRPTSQKVLKEAGVNFDTRVKDLTDDEINKIREIINGIKVEGDLRKEVRLSIKRLMDIKCYRGLRHKMNLPVRGQSSKTNARTVKGPKKPIRK, encoded by the coding sequence TTGGCTAGAGTAGCAGGAGTGGATATCCCAAGAAACAAGAGAGTTGAAATCGCTTTGACTTACATTTATGGAATCGGAAGACCAACTTCACAAAAAGTATTGAAAGAAGCTGGTGTAAATTTTGACACTAGAGTTAAGGATTTAACAGACGATGAAATTAATAAAATCCGAGAAATTATCAATGGAATTAAGGTTGAAGGGGATTTAAGAAAAGAAGTAAGATTATCAATCAAGCGACTAATGGATATCAAATGTTATAGAGGATTACGACATAAGATGAATCTACCAGTAAGAGGTCAAAGTTCTAAAACAAATGCAAGAACAGTAAAAGGACCTAAAAAACCTATTAGAAAGTAA
- the rpmJ gene encoding 50S ribosomal protein L36, with protein sequence MKVRVSVKPICDKCKVIKRHGKIRVICENPKHKQVQG encoded by the coding sequence ATGAAAGTAAGAGTATCGGTAAAACCTATTTGTGACAAGTGTAAAGTGATCAAAAGACATGGAAAAATCAGAGTAATCTGTGAAAATCCTAAGCATAAACAAGTGCAAGGATAG
- the infA gene encoding translation initiation factor IF-1, whose protein sequence is MSKKDVIELEGTILEALPNAMFKVELENGHTILGHISGKMRMNYIKILPGDGVTVQISPYDLSRGRIVYRKKN, encoded by the coding sequence ATGTCAAAAAAAGATGTTATCGAATTAGAAGGTACTATTTTAGAGGCCCTTCCTAATGCGATGTTTAAAGTTGAATTAGAGAATGGACATACTATTTTAGGCCACATTTCCGGAAAGATGAGAATGAATTATATTAAAATCTTACCCGGAGATGGAGTAACAGTACAAATCTCTCCTTATGACTTGTCAAGGGGTAGAATTGTGTATAGAAAGAAAAACTAA
- a CDS encoding adhesion protein FadA, translating into MKKYLLMATLLLSATAFASNELFGELEALEAEFQNLAAQEEARFNEEKAQAVSASEALAQNERVYNELSARVERLSTEANTRFYKNQYEELAGKYEKALKKLNEEMEQQKAVIADFQKIEALRSGN; encoded by the coding sequence ATGAAAAAGTATTTATTGATGGCAACTTTACTTTTATCGGCAACTGCATTTGCGTCAAATGAGTTATTTGGGGAACTAGAAGCTTTAGAGGCTGAATTTCAAAATTTAGCAGCTCAAGAAGAAGCTAGATTTAACGAAGAAAAGGCTCAAGCTGTATCAGCTAGCGAAGCTTTAGCACAAAATGAAAGAGTTTATAATGAACTATCTGCTAGAGTAGAAAGATTAAGTACAGAAGCAAATACAAGATTTTACAAAAATCAATATGAAGAATTAGCTGGGAAATATGAAAAAGCTTTGAAAAAATTAAACGAAGAAATGGAACAACAAAAAGCTGTAATTGCTGATTTCCAAAAAATAGAAGCTTTAAGATCAGGAAACTAA